The Streptomyces sp. ICC1 DNA window GTGGGTGGCCGTTTTCCGGCCAAGCACGGCTTGTGGGAAGGGGGGCGGCCCGGTGTCTCAGCCACGTTTTCTGTTCGTTTCATGGGTGGACGTCGAAAGACGGCAGGTGCCCGCGCCGACGGCGGGGGGACAGCTCGGGGCGGGGCGGGAGGGCGGCGGGCCCGACGCTGTGACCTGGCGCCTGGTCGGCGCCAACAACCACGAGCTCGGCCGCAGTCCGTACGTGCACCACACCCTCACCGCGTGCGGCGCCGCCGTCGAACGGCTCCAGGGCCGGCTCGAGGAGGTCACCACGCTCGTGGCCATGTCCACGGGAACGAGCCCGTCCGCGGCCCCGGCCGCCGGCTCCGGCTCGGCCGCGGGCTCCGGCTCGGCCGCCGGCTCCGCCAAGGCCGCCGGCTCCGGCTCGGCCGCGGGCTCCGGCTCGGCCGCGGGCTCCGGCTCCGGCATCGGCGCCTGGACCTGGCAGCTCGCCCTCGACGAGAGCTGCGTCGCGGTCGCCGTCCGGACCTTCCGCCGCCAGCGCGAATGCCGCCACAGCCTCCAACTGTTCCTGTCCGCCGCCGCCGAGGCGCAGGTGGCCTCCGGAGTCACCTACACCCGGCGGCTGCGCGGACTGCGGCTGCCCGGCGCCGACGACGCGCCGGGGCTGGCCCTGCGCGGGGGAGGCCTGAGATGACCGCGACCACGGTGATCCCGCCCGCCGCCCCGGAGGACGACCACGTCACCCCGCGCGCGCTCGCCAAGAACGCGGACCCGGCCGACCGGATCTTCCGCGGCTCGGCCCGCACCGCCGGCGCCGTCGTCCTGCTCGTCATGACCCTGGTCGGCGTCTTCCTCGCAGGCAACGCCGCGGCGGCCCTGGAGGACGCGGGCTGGGGCTTCTTCACCACCTCCGCCTGGGAGCCGGACTCCCACAACTTCGGTGTCGCGGCCATCCTGACCGGGACCCTGCTCATCGGAGCCGTCGCGATCGTCTTCGCGCTGCCGCTCGCGACGGGCACGGCCCTCTACATCACCGAGTACGCGCCGCGCCGCCTCAAGCAGACCCTGATCACCCTCGTCGACCTGATGGCGGCGGTGCCCAGCGTGGTCTACGGCCTGTGGGGGCTGTTCTTCTTCCAGCCGCACGTGGTCGGCCTGTCCCGCTGGCTCACCACCTACCTGGGCTGGTTCCCGCTCTTCGCGGTCGACGGGGACGACCCGCGCGACCCGCTCAGCCCGAACACCTACTACACCTCCTCCACCTTCATCGCCGGCATGGTCGTCGCGCTGATGGTCACGCCGATCGCCTGCTCGGTGATGCGCGAGGCCTTCGCCCAGGCGCCGTCCGGCGAGCGCGAGGGCGCGTTCGCGCTCGGGGCCACCCAGTGGGGCGTCATCCGCGCCGTCGTCCTGCCCTTCGGCAGGGGCGGGATCATCGGCGGCACCATGCTCGGGCTCGGCCGCGCGCTGGGGGAGACCATCGCCGTCTTCCTGATCATCTCCCCGGTCTTCGTCATCCAGCCGCACATCCTCCAGAACGGCGCCATCTCCGTGTCCGCCCTGATCGCCCTGCGCTACGGCTCGGCCAGCCCCCTCGGGATGTCCGCCCTGATGGCGGCCGGCCTCACCCTCTTCCTGATGACCCTGGTGGTCAACTTCATCGCCTCCTCGGTCGTGGCCCGCAGCCGCTCCGGAGCGGGGGCCGACGCGTGAGCGCCACGACGCACACGACGCACACGACGCACACGACGGACGCGACGGACGCGACCCGTGTGTCGGAGCCAGCGGGCGCGGCCGCCGGAGCCTGTGCCGCCACTGTCCGCCCGCCCGTCCGCCACGACGGCGCAGGCGTTCCCCCCGAGCACCGGCGCGACACCGCGACCCTGCACGTCCGCGACGTCCTCGCCATGGTGGGCGCGGCCCTCGCCGCGCTCGCCGTCACCGCCCTGCTCTTCGGGCGGGTGCTGCCCTTCAACGCGCCCCTCGGCTTCACCGTCGTCCTCTACCTGGCCTTCATGGCGCTCTACGCCGTCCTCGTCTCCCTCGACGAACCGGGCGCCACCGTGCGGGCCCGCCTCGCCCAGGTGCTCGTGCACAGCGTCGCCGCCCTGCTGCTGGTGGCCCTGGTGTTCGTCGTCGGCTACGTGCTGATGCGCGGCTGGTCCGCGCTCGCCCACCTCAACTTCTTCACCGAGGACATGTCGGCCACCGGTCCGCTCGAACCGCTGACCCAGGGCGGGGCGCTGCACGCCATCATCGGCACCCTGGAGCAGATCGGCATCGCGCTGGCGGTGACGGTGCCGCTGGGGCTGGCGTGCGCGGTGTTCCTCAGCGAAGTCCCGGGCCGCTACGCGCGGTTCGTCCGCACCATCGTCGAAGCCATGACCGCGCTGCCCTCCATCGTGGCCGGCCTGTTCGTCTACGCCACCTGGATCCTGCTGCTCCACTTCGACAAGTCGGGCTTCGCCGCCGCCCTCGCCCTGTCCGTGATGATGCTGCCGATCGTCATCAGGGCCTCGGACGTGGTGATCCGCCTGGTGCCGGGCTCGCTGAAGGAGGCCTCCTACGCGCTGGGGGCCGGCCAGTGGCGCACCGTGTGGACGGTGGTCCTGCCCACGTCGCGCTCCGGACTGACCACCGCCGTCATCCTGGGCACCGCCCGCGGCATCGGCGAGACCTCGCCGGTCCTGCTCACCTCCGGCATCGCCACGGGGATCAACCTCGACCCCACCGACGGGCCGCAACTGTCGCTGCCGCTCGCCACCTTCAGCCTGGTCGTGTCCCCCGAGAAGTCCATGATCGCCCGGGGCTTCGGCTGCGCCGCCCTGCTGATGGCGCTGGTGCTGCTGCTGTTCGTGGTCGCCCGCGTCATCGGAGGCAAGGCCCCGGGCCAGCTCAGCCGGGGCCGCGTCAGGGCCCTGGTCCGGGTCCGGGCGCGGCAGCGTAAGGTGTGTATGAGAGACAGGGTTTCGGGTAAAGGCGGTGCGTGCGTGGAGCCATCGGTAGTTGTCGATCAGGTAGCCCTGGCCCGCTTCGAGGGTGAGGCGCTGTTGTACGGCGCCGGCCCTGTCTCCGGGGTGGCTCCCGGCCGGTTGTAGGACACCGTTCGGGTGATGATTTTCCCGCCGGGCAACTGCTCCCGGGTCCGGCTCAGGTACCCGTGGTGCTCCAGTTCCCGCAGTGCCCCGCCGATGCGGATCTCACCCTCGGTGAAGCGCTTGACGAGCGTGGAGATGCCGACCGGGGAACCACCGGGCAGCGACTGGATGTACACGGCCAGACCGATCGCTGTCAGTGACATCTCGGCGTGCTGGGCGAGGTGGTTGCCGACCACGGTGAAATGTGACGTGTGGGGGACGTTGGCGTGGCGTACCCCGGACGGGAAGACCGGTCGCGCGTTAAGGTGCTCAGGAGCCATGGGGAAGGTTGTGCTTCCTTGTTGGTCAGGCCCTCGTCCGGGATTGCCGTCCCGGCGGGGGCCGTCTCATTTTCAAGTGGTCGGCCAGAGCATATGCCAGCCAACCCCCTGCAAATCCACCCCCGTTCGGGCCCATCACTCGTGTGGGTGACCCGGCCGCCGCGGGAGGTAGGAGGGGTTTGGCAGGTGTTTTCTCTCCGGTACTGCGAAGCAAAAGAAAGATCGTGGGTTACCGGGTCCCGGTAACCCACGACCCGGTCGGCGCCTTTCCTCGCACGCAATTCGGATTCATTCGGGGCGGGTTTCACCGAGCACCGGGGAGCATGTCGGACATGGTCCGCGAGCACGGTCCAGGGGCGGTTTCAGGGGAACCCGGGATTCCGCGTTCCGGCAGGTGAGGTCCCCTCCAAAGGCCGTTGACCCACGTGTTTGAGCCAATGGATGATGACCAAACGCTTCTGCGGATCGCGTGCGCCCGACTGTCTCTGGGGGGACAGGACGTTTGCCAGTCGTGCGGCGCCGCACTCACGTCAACAACCGTTCCGAATCACACTGTTCCGACAACGGAACCGGCTCGCAGGCGATTCCGTACTGCACGGTCTCGGCCGCGGCCAAG harbors:
- the pstC gene encoding phosphate ABC transporter permease subunit PstC, with product MTATTVIPPAAPEDDHVTPRALAKNADPADRIFRGSARTAGAVVLLVMTLVGVFLAGNAAAALEDAGWGFFTTSAWEPDSHNFGVAAILTGTLLIGAVAIVFALPLATGTALYITEYAPRRLKQTLITLVDLMAAVPSVVYGLWGLFFFQPHVVGLSRWLTTYLGWFPLFAVDGDDPRDPLSPNTYYTSSTFIAGMVVALMVTPIACSVMREAFAQAPSGEREGAFALGATQWGVIRAVVLPFGRGGIIGGTMLGLGRALGETIAVFLIISPVFVIQPHILQNGAISVSALIALRYGSASPLGMSALMAAGLTLFLMTLVVNFIASSVVARSRSGAGADA
- the pstA gene encoding phosphate ABC transporter permease PstA produces the protein MSATTHTTHTTHTTDATDATRVSEPAGAAAGACAATVRPPVRHDGAGVPPEHRRDTATLHVRDVLAMVGAALAALAVTALLFGRVLPFNAPLGFTVVLYLAFMALYAVLVSLDEPGATVRARLAQVLVHSVAALLLVALVFVVGYVLMRGWSALAHLNFFTEDMSATGPLEPLTQGGALHAIIGTLEQIGIALAVTVPLGLACAVFLSEVPGRYARFVRTIVEAMTALPSIVAGLFVYATWILLLHFDKSGFAAALALSVMMLPIVIRASDVVIRLVPGSLKEASYALGAGQWRTVWTVVLPTSRSGLTTAVILGTARGIGETSPVLLTSGIATGINLDPTDGPQLSLPLATFSLVVSPEKSMIARGFGCAALLMALVLLLFVVARVIGGKAPGQLSRGRVRALVRVRARQRKVCMRDRVSGKGGACVEPSVVVDQVALARFEGEALLYGAGPVSGVAPGRL